The region AATTCATTACTTGGTAAATAATGATTCAAATCGACGAAGATATCTATATCTAAATAATGAAAAATCCACGAGCTCTCTAAAAGGGTAATGACTTAATTTAAGCATATCTGTATATGTAAAACAAAAGCAGTTATGACAATTTTGTTTCAATTGGTTCATGAATTTAGTGGTGATAACACTAAAAAATTAATCTTTTAAGGACATAAAATGGAGAAGCAACTACTTGCCTATTTAGGATGAAAAAAAAGTGTTCATGAGTTCATAacaaattatcttaatcttttgtTCGGCTAAGACGCTTTCATTTATGTTCCCTAATTTTAGTTGAGACacttagaattaatattaatgagGTGTCGGTGATATATTTAGAAATTCAAATTAGTATCTTTATTTGTATTAAAAAAATCCTTAGCTTTTTTTTAGACCTAAAAATCTAGCTACAGGTTGgttcaattttaattaatgcAGGTTTCCCACTTCAACATGTACTCTCATTATGCATTTAATTCTTCTTTCAAATTTCAATAGAAAAAACCAAATAACTCCATTTATGAAGGTCTCAAGATTATTGAGATTTCACATTCTCGTCTTTTAAGTCGAGATATCTACTTCAATTACTATCTAATTAATGATAGTGAGCAGATAAAAAGACAAGATTAAAATGTTACAAACAGAAAAGACAAGATTAAAAAAGGAGTGAACTTTATAAAAGTAATTGGCCATTTTTTGGTATGGGAAATGATTAAATGCAACCAAATAATTGAAGAGTCCTGACAcgacttattttaacacaagtgatACCCACAAGTGTATGtggctagtgtagcaattagCAAGTAAGAGTATCGTATCTCACAGAGACAAAtttgtatcaacttaactaccatgaacaaatattaactactatctagacaatcggGAAAAGTTTAGTTTGTTCTAATACTACTAAAAGCATATAAAAAGCAAATAAACAAGTGAAAACAAGTAAACACGAAGTGAgaagataatatggagaaaaatgtagaactcaaggatccgatgcacaattccaagctcttatccaatcaaatagccttaccttttggtgtcttTAAAGTTATTAAGTCGACCACGAGTATAGATTAAGCCCTTCCTGatgtgagaaacctgtagattagatgctaggattgaagtccccttctaatcctaaacccTAACTCTCAAAAGCTCGATTAGGtcaaagacctcactcaaaacctcaactctcccgagttctattgtattaaggtgtgaagTATTCTTATTTccagattaattatttaatctctcgattaatctaattaatcctacacaatcaaatggtgatcaagcaattgaaaggaataaacccaagaataatcaaataactacaagagcaaggtaagaacaaaatcaattgGATAAAAACcatgaaattagtgcatcatcaccaagaattctacaagaaaagtttagctactcatgttcatggaGAAAACTAGGTTTAAAACAAAGAATTCTATGAAATACATGGAGAAAAGATTAAGATACTCCTGTGAGAATGAATCTATGGAATGACAACTTCAATCTTCCGATTggaagtcttcaatcttcaattccTTCTCTCAAAGGTGTTCTTGGGGGGGTGTGTGAGTGTTGGAGGCGGTAGGTGTAGAATAATGTGAACCCTAGGCGTTTTTCCCCTTTTTCCCCATAAAAAATTGCGTTTTTGGCATAAGAATAAGCCAAAACAatgtacccggccgggtggaattataaagggtaaaaatcacccggccgggtgaatattTTCGACTAGTTTCTGACCTTTTTCAGCGCAGAATCAACGTACCCGACCGAGTGAATTTACAGGGTAATAATTCACCCGGCAGCACAATATTCTTATAACGGTCATAACTTCTTCTACCAAACTTCGATTGGGGCGTGCgagatacccacgcgaagctctttcaaagacgaagagaTTGATATGCATTAGCGGCTGATTGGACTTGAAAATCTCCAGTAAAAATTATCTCAAACCAAGGCtactgcacatccacatattttgtatCTTTTTCTACATATTCTTAACAAAATGGTTAACAAACTAACATATtagagaagtagatataaaGACGCCCAATAATAGACaaaaatatgatcaaatttatACAAAACCCCCCTCTAAAACCATttaaaatccaagtatgtcaaGTTGCTTACCAAATAACAAGCTTGCAAACCCTAAATTTACAAATATTGGAGTTCTTTCAACTGTTTATATTTGTTGGGTGCATGAATCTTACACATTAATAATTACGtaattaaataatgatgaattaatatattcGAAGATGTTGCATTAAAAAGTAgaattaatgataaaaaaaaaaagtagaattaATGACCAAATGGTGAACTTGCTTTGCTGAAACCAAACCTCACATTGGCTATTCTAACAATCTAGTGGACAACCAAAAACTAAGAAATGGTTATATTCATAATAAAATTCCAGAGAAAAATCTAGTTGCAATTTAATTTGGACACATGCATATTAGTTTGACTTTGGTTATAGAGATTTTTACTAGTTCACTTTTAAAAAAGCGAAAAGCATTTTAATGAAGTTGGTTGCCTAGCTTGAATATGGACAAATATAATTAGCTTGTCACAACAAGAAGgtccaaaaaataattttgtgtAATTAATGTCCACTTTTCCGTAATACAATAgcaaaattatgtaattttgatgGTAACGAATTTAACTGTGATTTTAGAACTAAGTAAACATATTAGATTtcatatgaatatatgattgaAGTGATAATTTATGTTACACTAACACTATAAATCATTCTTGGAAAACATTTGAGACACCAAAATCATATCACAATGTTGAAGCATTTGGCAATTTGTTGATGGTgtaatctgattttttttgagGAGATATtgttagtaataaataaaagcTGTCATGCAAAACCAGTGATGATTGATTGTGTAGTCTGGCATTTGGCAATAGTAATAATGACTCGCCCATCCCCTACTCCTTTCATTAATTCCCCACCTAACAATTTTTCAGGTTTATAAAATTGCGTGTCATTTTCACTGACAATGACACGCAACTAATTTTAGACCTAAACAACAAATTCATCTCATCTTACCTCTATCATCATTCACATAATAACATCTGTACATACACCAAAATAGGAGTATATTGTTATGCAAACACAaaatgtaataaataaatgatcaAACGACATAGTACAAGCTAGTAGCAAAACTTCCCCCATGAATGAGATCACCTAGCATAGTCGTATGCTTCCGAATAAAAATCCAGTTGTCCGAACACATTGCCACGTAGTGCTGGCATAGACTTTAAACTCTGTTTTGGCTGTGCTCACTTCATTCATCAAATCATGTTAATTAACAACTGAGTGCCTCGTATTTTACCGGGATACAATTACTGAACCCGGTTTGCGAAAGTAGATTTCCGACCGTCGCCAAATCCCGGCAAAACACTCCTTGAAACACCGTCGTCGCTACCATATTATTCCCGCCACAAACTTCCCCCCCTATAGCTACCGGAACTGGTTCCGCTGCCTTCTTCCGTTGTGCCTCATCATCCAAAATCGCCGCCACTACACTAGTATAACCCCTCTGAATCATTCTGTAGAGCAGCAATGCAGACATTTTCGCCCCATCTCTCACTGAATCCACATCTTTCTCATCTGCGAATTCGCATTTCTCCATGAAATTACATGATTTCTCAGGCTTGTGTCTCAGCATCAGCAGCAAATGAGCTCTTTCCAATTCCGATCTCGAGCAACCTCTCCCCAATCCCATCAACGCGTAATAATCCACGTTTCCACTTTCTCCCCCGGCGAGCCTCTGCTTCAGCTGCTGGATTTTAGCAGCCAGCGAGCACAATCTCCCTGGAATTTCTCTGTACTGAACCTTCTGCCGCTTCCAAGCAGGCCCTGGCAATTTCCGGTCACGCAAAATCGAATTGTACAATAATTTCAAATGCTCCAGATCGTGGAGGCTATCCGGCAAGCACCTTATCGATTCGAACAATGCTGCTCTAATGGCCAGCGCCTCGATGCAAGACGTGTCCAGCGCTAGGGCTCTGTTGCAATCGGCGATGGCCTCTGCGATTCGTCCGGCCGATCGGAAGGCCGAGGCGCGGTGGACGTAGCACTCTGACAGAAACCCCTGCGGCGCGCCTCGG is a window of Salvia splendens isolate huo1 chromosome 3, SspV2, whole genome shotgun sequence DNA encoding:
- the LOC121797126 gene encoding uncharacterized protein LOC121797126, producing MAVASPSPATAAADKKHWWLTNRKMVERYVREARMLVATQDQSEIAAALRLLDAALAVAPRMEIALELKARSLLCLRRFKEVADMLQDYIPSLKMVISEDASTTGSSDNSSTQLSRERVTLLSSGGASEPACTCFSVSDLKKKVISGLFKNVEEAGQWRYSVLGQACCHLGLMEDALVLLQTGKRLASAAFRRQSISLSDDIFSSIKHPLSGENHQPERPPKTEFESISHLLCHIKLLIRRKTAAIAALDAGLYSEAVRHFTKILDGRRGAPQGFLSECYVHRASAFRSAGRIAEAIADCNRALALDTSCIEALAIRAALFESIRCLPDSLHDLEHLKLLYNSILRDRKLPGPAWKRQKVQYREIPGRLCSLAAKIQQLKQRLAGGESGNVDYYALMGLGRGCSRSELERAHLLLMLRHKPEKSCNFMEKCEFADEKDVDSVRDGAKMSALLLYRMIQRGYTSVVAAILDDEAQRKKAAEPVPVAIGGEVCGGNNMVATTVFQGVFCRDLATVGNLLSQTGFSNCIPVKYEALSC